In Aquiflexum balticum DSM 16537, a single genomic region encodes these proteins:
- a CDS encoding Ldh family oxidoreductase, with protein sequence MTFQYSLLFEFTKSILIKIGCSEKDADLAADVLLSADLRGVDSHGVARLSGYVRLWEKGRINATPKIKIVHETPSTAVVDGDSGLGLVVAPFAMQVAIEKAKKVGTGWVSVKNSNHYGIAGYHAMMALNHDMIGISLTNASPLVSPTFSKERMLGTNPISVAIPAKAEPPFVADMATTTAANGKLEILQRKELDAPLGWVQDKDGNQTTDANGVKKGGALLPLGGDREHGSHKGYALGAIVDIFSAVLSGANYGPWVPPFVAFLEPDPNPVGEGIGHFLGAMRVDAFRPADEFKSNMDNWIGRFRNAKPIEGQEKVLIPGDPERELEAERKITGIPLIKPVVEDLRLLGKRFEIEFPI encoded by the coding sequence ATGACTTTTCAATATTCGCTTTTATTTGAATTCACAAAAAGCATCCTAATTAAAATAGGCTGTTCAGAAAAAGATGCAGATTTGGCAGCAGATGTATTATTGTCAGCTGACCTTCGAGGAGTGGATTCTCATGGCGTGGCCAGGTTATCAGGATATGTGAGGCTTTGGGAAAAAGGCCGGATCAACGCAACTCCAAAAATCAAAATCGTACATGAAACTCCAAGCACCGCTGTTGTGGACGGTGACAGTGGACTTGGTTTGGTAGTGGCACCATTTGCCATGCAGGTTGCTATTGAAAAAGCCAAAAAAGTCGGCACCGGTTGGGTTTCTGTAAAAAACTCCAATCATTATGGGATCGCAGGTTATCATGCCATGATGGCTTTGAACCATGATATGATAGGTATTTCTCTTACCAATGCGAGCCCTTTGGTAAGCCCGACTTTCTCCAAAGAACGGATGTTGGGAACCAACCCCATTTCAGTTGCTATCCCGGCCAAGGCCGAGCCACCATTTGTTGCGGATATGGCTACCACAACAGCTGCAAATGGCAAATTGGAGATTTTACAAAGAAAAGAATTGGATGCTCCTTTGGGCTGGGTTCAGGACAAAGACGGAAATCAGACCACAGACGCAAATGGAGTTAAAAAGGGCGGCGCCCTATTGCCTCTTGGTGGAGACAGGGAGCATGGGTCCCATAAAGGATATGCTTTAGGTGCCATCGTGGATATTTTTTCGGCTGTATTATCAGGTGCCAATTATGGACCTTGGGTTCCACCTTTTGTTGCATTTTTGGAACCTGACCCCAATCCTGTCGGTGAAGGAATCGGTCATTTTTTAGGTGCCATGCGGGTTGATGCGTTCAGACCTGCAGATGAGTTCAAGTCCAATATGGACAATTGGATTGGAAGATTCAGAAATGCTAAGCCTATTGAAGGTCAGGAGAAAGTCTTAATTCCTGGTGACCCTGAAAGAGAATTGGAAGCCGAAAGAAAAATTACCGGCATACCTTTGATCAAACCAGTAGTTGAAGATCTGAGACTCTTGGGGAAAAGATTTGAAATAGAATTTCCGATTTAA
- a CDS encoding Ppx/GppA phosphatase family protein — MIPTKAAIIDMGTNTFHLLLVELYDNKYETIYKEKIPVKIGQGGISQNIIHPDAIKRALHTLKHFRSMIDGEGIQNIFAFATSAVRNAENGNEFVRQIKDLFQIDVNVIDGKEEAQMIYEGIRFSGSLNGETYLMMDIGGGSVEFIIGNSNEAFWRQSFEIGGQRMLDLFHYHDPILNEEVDNLTYYLQEKLTELKEAINLYQPKGLVGASGTFDTLTDIHYASLNQSKPKTQQVFQLSRDGFEVILQKLLTLNKEERLNIKGMIPMRVDMIVVASCLIEFILKLVPVDNLICSTFALKEGAIAQLMGKHSMAAAVNG, encoded by the coding sequence ATGATCCCGACTAAAGCAGCGATTATTGACATGGGTACCAATACATTTCACTTGTTATTGGTTGAGTTGTATGATAATAAGTACGAGACGATATATAAAGAAAAAATCCCAGTTAAAATTGGACAGGGAGGTATAAGTCAAAACATCATTCATCCTGATGCTATCAAAAGAGCACTTCATACCCTGAAGCATTTTAGAAGTATGATCGATGGGGAGGGGATTCAGAATATTTTTGCTTTTGCCACCAGCGCAGTAAGAAATGCTGAAAACGGAAATGAATTTGTCAGACAGATTAAAGATCTTTTTCAGATAGATGTCAATGTCATTGATGGTAAAGAGGAAGCTCAGATGATCTATGAAGGTATCCGATTCAGTGGCTCATTGAACGGAGAAACTTATCTGATGATGGATATTGGCGGAGGATCTGTTGAATTTATTATCGGTAATTCCAATGAGGCTTTTTGGAGACAAAGTTTCGAAATAGGTGGTCAAAGAATGCTGGATCTATTCCATTATCATGATCCTATTTTGAATGAAGAAGTAGATAATCTTACTTATTATTTACAGGAAAAACTAACCGAGCTCAAAGAGGCTATAAACCTGTACCAGCCAAAAGGGCTAGTTGGTGCATCAGGGACTTTTGATACACTCACGGATATCCACTATGCTTCTCTAAATCAATCCAAACCCAAGACCCAACAAGTATTTCAGTTATCAAGAGATGGTTTTGAAGTGATATTACAGAAATTACTTACTCTGAATAAAGAGGAGAGGCTAAATATCAAAGGCATGATACCCATGAGGGTGGATATGATTGTGGTTGCTTCATGCTTGATAGAATTCATTCTAAAATTAGTTCCGGTGGATAATTTGATATGTTCTACTTTTGCACTTAAAGAGGGGGCAATTGCCCAATTGATGGGAAAACATTCCATGGCAGCAGCAGTAAATGGCTAA
- a CDS encoding acyl-CoA carboxylase subunit beta, whose product MTKESHIKGVYTLPSNKDKAELLKKKNAEALLGGGAKRIEAQHDKGKLTARERLHLLLDEGTFQEIDKFVMHRAKDFGLDKEHYLGDGVVTGYGEINGRLVYVYSQDFTVFGGSLSETHAEKICKIMDMAMKNGAPVIGLNDSGGARIQEGVVSLGGYADIFYRNTLASGVIPQISAIMGPCAGGAVYSPAITDFILMVENTSYMFVTGPNVVKTVTQETVTAEELGGASTHSTKSGVTHFACVNELACIQHIKKLLSYMPQNCEDVAPVYDYELKEDETRDVLDTIIPDNPNHPYDIREVVEGIVDETSFLEVHKNYAENIVVGFARLAGRSIGIVGNQPQSLAGVLDNHASIKAARFVRFCDSFNVPLLVLVDVPGFLPGTDQEWNGIITNGAKLLYAFSEATVPRITVITRKAYGGAYDVMNSKHIGADLNFAWPTAEIAVMGAKGAAEIIFKREIAEAEDPESKLQEKIEEYTAKFANPYRAAHRGFIDEVIIPSETREKLIRGFKMLENKVDKLPRKKHGNIPL is encoded by the coding sequence ATGACCAAGGAAAGCCACATAAAAGGTGTTTATACACTTCCAAGCAATAAGGACAAAGCAGAATTGTTGAAAAAGAAAAATGCCGAAGCTTTGCTTGGTGGAGGTGCAAAAAGGATTGAAGCGCAACATGATAAAGGTAAACTTACCGCTAGAGAAAGGCTCCACTTGCTGCTTGATGAAGGTACTTTTCAGGAAATAGACAAATTTGTAATGCACCGCGCCAAGGATTTTGGACTGGATAAGGAGCATTATTTGGGGGATGGTGTGGTGACGGGCTATGGAGAAATCAATGGTCGGTTGGTTTATGTGTATTCCCAGGATTTCACTGTCTTTGGAGGTTCACTTTCTGAGACCCACGCAGAAAAAATCTGCAAGATTATGGATATGGCGATGAAAAATGGTGCACCGGTTATAGGTTTAAATGATTCAGGTGGCGCTAGAATTCAAGAAGGAGTAGTATCTCTAGGCGGATATGCAGACATTTTTTATAGAAATACGCTTGCTTCGGGAGTAATTCCCCAGATTTCGGCAATAATGGGACCTTGTGCCGGCGGGGCTGTATATTCCCCTGCAATTACGGATTTCATCCTTATGGTTGAAAACACCTCCTATATGTTTGTCACAGGTCCGAATGTTGTAAAAACAGTTACCCAAGAGACTGTTACAGCAGAGGAGCTTGGTGGAGCAAGTACACACAGCACAAAGAGCGGTGTCACGCACTTTGCCTGTGTCAATGAACTGGCCTGCATTCAACATATCAAAAAACTGCTGAGCTACATGCCCCAAAATTGTGAAGATGTGGCACCTGTTTATGATTATGAATTGAAAGAAGATGAAACTAGGGATGTTTTGGATACAATTATTCCTGACAATCCCAACCATCCTTATGACATCAGGGAAGTCGTGGAGGGAATTGTCGATGAAACTTCATTTTTAGAAGTGCATAAAAACTATGCTGAAAATATTGTCGTGGGTTTTGCAAGACTGGCCGGTCGAAGTATTGGTATTGTTGGCAATCAGCCACAGTCCCTGGCAGGGGTTTTGGATAATCATGCCTCCATTAAGGCAGCAAGGTTTGTAAGGTTTTGTGACTCTTTTAATGTCCCCTTGCTGGTTTTAGTGGACGTCCCCGGATTTTTACCAGGAACTGATCAGGAATGGAATGGAATTATTACCAATGGGGCCAAGCTATTGTATGCTTTTTCGGAGGCTACCGTTCCAAGAATTACGGTTATCACAAGAAAAGCTTATGGAGGCGCCTACGATGTGATGAATTCAAAACACATCGGAGCGGATTTGAATTTTGCCTGGCCTACTGCAGAGATTGCAGTGATGGGGGCTAAAGGTGCAGCTGAAATTATTTTCAAAAGGGAAATAGCTGAAGCAGAGGATCCGGAATCCAAGTTACAGGAAAAAATAGAAGAATATACTGCCAAATTTGCCAACCCTTACCGGGCAGCACACAGAGGCTTTATCGATGAGGTCATCATACCTTCCGAAACAAGAGAAAAATTGATCCGGGGTTTCAAAATGCTCGAGAACAAAGTGGATAAGTTGCCTAGGAAAAAGCATGGGAATATTCCATTGTAA
- a CDS encoding M42 family metallopeptidase, with the protein MSLENKFLYKYLNNASPTGFEASGQQIWLDYIKPFVDSYFTDSYGTVVGVINPNAEYKVVIEAHADEISWFVNYINADGYIYVRRNGGSDYMIAPSMRVNIHTDAAMIPGVFGWPAIHTRKEGKEEAPTLDNIFIDVGARTKEEVEKMGIHVGCVITFKDELQELNKKFYSGRALDNRIGGYMIAQVAKKIHESKIKLPFGLYIVNAVQEEIGLRGAEMIAAKIKPHVAIITDVCHDTTAPMYNKVTSGEQIAGKGPVLTYGAAVHKKLLDLIIGTAKKNDIPFQRAAASRSTGTDTDAFAYSNEGVPSALISLPLKYMHTTVETASKEDIENVILLMYQFLAELDPEYDFRYIK; encoded by the coding sequence ATGTCATTAGAAAATAAATTTCTATACAAATACCTCAACAATGCCTCTCCGACAGGATTTGAGGCTTCAGGCCAACAAATATGGTTGGATTATATCAAGCCTTTTGTCGACAGTTATTTTACAGACAGCTATGGAACTGTCGTTGGAGTCATCAATCCGAATGCGGAATATAAAGTAGTCATCGAAGCACATGCTGACGAAATAAGTTGGTTTGTCAACTATATCAATGCTGATGGTTATATTTATGTACGCCGTAATGGGGGCTCAGACTATATGATCGCACCTTCGATGCGCGTCAATATACATACCGATGCTGCTATGATTCCCGGGGTATTTGGTTGGCCTGCCATCCATACCAGAAAGGAAGGAAAAGAAGAAGCTCCGACCCTGGATAATATCTTTATAGATGTAGGCGCAAGGACGAAAGAAGAAGTGGAGAAAATGGGAATTCATGTCGGCTGCGTAATCACCTTTAAAGATGAATTACAGGAATTGAATAAAAAATTCTACTCAGGGAGAGCACTCGATAATAGGATTGGGGGCTATATGATTGCCCAAGTAGCCAAAAAAATTCATGAATCCAAGATCAAATTGCCTTTCGGTCTTTACATTGTCAATGCCGTTCAGGAAGAAATAGGACTAAGGGGAGCAGAAATGATTGCCGCAAAAATTAAGCCCCATGTTGCTATAATTACAGATGTTTGTCATGACACGACGGCACCTATGTACAACAAGGTGACTAGCGGCGAACAGATAGCCGGGAAAGGGCCGGTATTAACATATGGAGCTGCAGTTCATAAAAAGCTGCTTGATCTGATCATTGGAACAGCCAAAAAGAATGATATCCCATTTCAAAGAGCTGCCGCATCCCGAAGTACCGGTACAGACACAGATGCTTTTGCCTATTCCAATGAAGGCGTTCCCTCTGCTTTGATTTCCCTTCCTTTGAAATATATGCACACTACAGTAGAAACAGCCAGTAAGGAGGATATTGAAAACGTGATTTTGTTGATGTATCAGTTTTTGGCTGAATTGGACCCGGAGTATGATTTTCGGTATATTAAATGA
- a CDS encoding ABC transporter substrate-binding protein has protein sequence MPQFKDQLQRTIFLPNPPKRIVSLVPSQTELLVDLGLGDRIVGVTKFCVHPKGLKKEKTVIGGTKNFRIDRIDSLQPDLIIGNKEENYKEGIERLSEKYPIWMSDIFTLEDAYRMILSIGELTDTVPRANQIISQIKNELEKEFRFKGSAVYLIWKDPLIVVGSNTFIDSMLKKAGFQNLIDQVRYPEIDLEELVHMNPDYLLLSSEPFPFKEKHISFFQEKLPNAKIRIVDGEMFSWYGSRLVFAGKYFSTL, from the coding sequence ATGCCCCAATTCAAAGACCAACTTCAAAGAACCATTTTCCTTCCAAATCCACCAAAAAGGATTGTCTCTTTGGTTCCATCACAGACGGAGCTTTTGGTGGATTTGGGTCTGGGAGATAGGATTGTCGGGGTCACCAAATTTTGTGTCCACCCTAAAGGGTTGAAAAAAGAGAAAACTGTTATTGGTGGAACGAAAAATTTCCGCATCGATAGAATTGATTCACTTCAGCCGGATCTTATTATTGGAAACAAAGAGGAAAATTACAAAGAGGGGATAGAAAGACTTTCGGAAAAGTATCCAATTTGGATGAGTGATATTTTCACCTTGGAAGATGCTTACCGGATGATTTTGAGCATAGGGGAGTTGACGGATACTGTTCCAAGAGCAAATCAAATTATTTCCCAGATCAAGAATGAATTGGAAAAGGAGTTCAGATTTAAAGGATCAGCCGTTTACCTGATTTGGAAAGATCCATTGATTGTTGTAGGGTCGAATACTTTTATTGACTCAATGCTGAAGAAAGCTGGTTTCCAAAATCTCATTGACCAAGTTCGATATCCTGAAATTGATTTGGAAGAATTAGTCCATATGAATCCGGATTACCTTTTGCTGAGTTCGGAGCCATTTCCTTTTAAAGAAAAACACATTTCATTCTTTCAGGAAAAATTACCCAATGCCAAAATCCGTATAGTTGATGGGGAAATGTTTTCTTGGTATGGAAGTAGATTGGTTTTTGCTGGGAAATATTTTTCAACTCTTTAA
- a CDS encoding Gfo/Idh/MocA family protein, giving the protein MKQNRRYFLKKLGATGAAAAISPLAFSGEIPDKNFLERDIAIGTANDAPINLALIGAGIMGTEDTNSALRHANVKLVAVCDLYTGRLESAKQKWGTNLFTTKDYQEVLKRKDIDAVIIATPDHWHKQISIDAMNAGKHVYCEKPMVHSVKEGMDVVNAWKKSGKVMVVGSQGVSSLGNEKAKELLAAGAIGDIVYAEGFWARHSPEGAWQYNVPKDGNEQTVDWKKYISNTNARDWDPLRFFRWRNYLDYGTGMSGDLFVHLFSSLHFITNSKGPTKVSSMGGLRYWKDGREVPDVLLGMFDYPETPEHPGFNLSLRCNFVDGTSGTTYLRIVGTKGSMDVKWEEVVVKLNQNAESDDPFLIEQAKLRGATEESRAKILPPRETVYAAERNWKGAHYDHFGNWFNAIRTNGTVAEDPIFGFRAAAPALLCNDSYFQDKFMKWDPVNMKLI; this is encoded by the coding sequence ATGAAACAGAATAGAAGGTATTTCTTGAAAAAACTGGGAGCGACAGGAGCAGCTGCGGCAATTAGTCCGTTGGCATTTTCTGGAGAAATCCCGGATAAAAATTTCCTTGAAAGAGATATTGCCATTGGTACTGCCAATGATGCGCCGATCAATCTGGCTTTGATCGGTGCAGGAATCATGGGTACAGAAGATACCAATTCCGCATTGAGACATGCCAATGTCAAATTGGTGGCTGTTTGTGATTTATACACTGGCCGACTTGAATCTGCAAAGCAAAAATGGGGAACCAATTTGTTTACCACCAAGGATTACCAGGAAGTACTCAAAAGAAAGGACATAGACGCGGTCATCATTGCGACCCCTGACCATTGGCATAAGCAGATCAGCATTGATGCCATGAATGCGGGAAAACATGTTTACTGCGAAAAACCGATGGTACATTCTGTCAAAGAGGGAATGGATGTCGTTAATGCTTGGAAAAAATCAGGAAAAGTCATGGTAGTGGGCAGCCAAGGAGTTTCTTCATTGGGTAATGAAAAGGCCAAAGAACTGCTTGCCGCAGGTGCTATAGGCGACATTGTCTATGCAGAAGGATTTTGGGCAAGGCATTCTCCAGAAGGGGCATGGCAATACAATGTTCCAAAAGATGGAAATGAGCAGACTGTTGACTGGAAAAAGTACATTTCCAATACTAATGCAAGAGATTGGGATCCCTTGAGATTTTTCAGGTGGAGAAATTACCTTGATTATGGCACAGGGATGTCGGGGGATTTATTTGTGCACTTGTTTTCAAGTCTGCACTTTATTACCAATTCAAAAGGTCCTACTAAAGTGTCATCCATGGGTGGATTGAGGTATTGGAAGGACGGCAGGGAAGTTCCTGATGTGTTGTTGGGTATGTTTGATTATCCTGAAACACCCGAGCATCCTGGATTCAATCTTTCTTTAAGGTGTAATTTTGTGGATGGCACGAGCGGGACAACTTACTTGAGAATTGTCGGTACCAAAGGTTCCATGGATGTGAAGTGGGAAGAAGTGGTCGTCAAACTCAATCAAAATGCTGAAAGCGATGATCCGTTTTTGATAGAGCAAGCAAAGTTGAGAGGAGCAACAGAAGAGAGCAGAGCCAAAATCCTTCCGCCCCGTGAAACAGTATATGCTGCGGAAAGAAATTGGAAAGGTGCACATTATGACCACTTTGGAAATTGGTTCAATGCCATAAGAACTAACGGCACCGTAGCCGAAGATCCCATATTTGGATTTCGGGCAGCTGCTCCGGCATTATTATGTAATGACAGCTACTTCCAGGATAAGTTTATGAAATGGGATCCCGTAAATATGAAATTGATATAA
- a CDS encoding 3-keto-disaccharide hydrolase has product MKYTRTAWIALISLAWACSPKPAEEVTEEVAEVILPDNSLSEDEKSAGWMLLFDGVNTDGWRAFNGDTLPPNWTVEDGALKGLGHDGGDVGGDIVFAPLEFEQFEMEFTWKIATGGNSGVFYHVVEDPKYAAPYYTGPEYQVIDQLGFPQPLEDWQSLAGDYAMYVPDFEGVVKPAGEWNVSKIIFTNEKAEYYLNGKKTVEFVPYSEDWNTKRNSGKWDDFTDYAISKSGLIALQDHGSEVWFKNIKIRPL; this is encoded by the coding sequence ATGAAATACACAAGAACAGCTTGGATAGCTTTGATTTCCCTGGCTTGGGCCTGTAGTCCAAAGCCTGCTGAAGAAGTGACTGAAGAAGTTGCAGAAGTAATTCTTCCTGATAATTCCCTTTCTGAGGATGAAAAATCAGCAGGATGGATGCTTTTATTCGACGGTGTCAATACAGATGGTTGGAGAGCTTTCAATGGCGATACTTTACCGCCAAATTGGACCGTTGAAGATGGTGCGCTCAAAGGTCTTGGCCATGATGGAGGGGATGTTGGAGGAGATATTGTATTCGCACCTTTGGAATTTGAGCAATTTGAAATGGAATTTACTTGGAAAATAGCTACTGGTGGTAACAGCGGTGTCTTCTACCATGTAGTGGAGGATCCAAAATATGCAGCGCCATATTATACAGGACCAGAATATCAGGTGATTGATCAGTTGGGATTTCCACAGCCTTTGGAAGATTGGCAATCATTGGCCGGGGACTATGCGATGTATGTTCCTGACTTCGAAGGAGTGGTGAAGCCTGCAGGGGAATGGAATGTTTCGAAAATTATTTTCACCAATGAAAAAGCGGAATACTATTTGAATGGAAAGAAGACAGTGGAATTCGTGCCTTACTCTGAGGATTGGAATACTAAGAGGAACAGTGGCAAGTGGGATGATTTTACCGATTATGCGATTTCAAAATCTGGATTGATCGCCCTTCAAGACCACGGAAGTGAAGTTTGGTTCAAAAATATTAAAATAAGACCACTATGA
- a CDS encoding 3-keto-disaccharide hydrolase: MKKLLIVCSLLLLAQVSFGQKKEKLFNGKDLAGWIVYGTEKWYVENGLIVSESGPDKGYGYLGTEKHYKNFEINLEFKQEADGNSGVFIRSTVDGTKVSGWQVEVAPPGNDTGGIYESYGRGWLIKPDPEKDKALKYGEWNKMKIVVNGDRVTSFLNGVEMVDYSDEKIGKGEGGILLQIHDGGGIKVYWKNINLKPL; this comes from the coding sequence ATGAAGAAGTTATTAATTGTATGCTCATTGCTTTTGTTGGCTCAAGTATCATTTGGTCAGAAAAAAGAAAAGTTGTTCAACGGTAAGGATTTGGCTGGTTGGATAGTCTACGGTACCGAAAAATGGTATGTGGAAAATGGATTGATTGTCTCTGAAAGTGGTCCGGATAAAGGTTATGGTTATTTAGGGACAGAAAAACATTATAAAAACTTTGAGATCAACCTTGAGTTCAAACAGGAAGCAGATGGAAACAGCGGGGTTTTTATCCGATCCACAGTTGACGGCACCAAAGTTTCAGGTTGGCAGGTAGAAGTAGCCCCTCCCGGCAATGATACAGGCGGGATTTATGAAAGTTATGGCAGAGGATGGTTGATCAAACCAGATCCTGAAAAGGACAAGGCCTTGAAGTATGGCGAATGGAATAAGATGAAGATTGTTGTAAACGGGGATAGAGTCACTTCGTTTTTAAATGGAGTGGAAATGGTTGATTATTCCGATGAGAAAATCGGGAAAGGAGAAGGTGGGATCTTGCTTCAGATTCATGACGGAGGAGGCATTAAGGTTTATTGGAAAAATATAAACCTAAAACCATTATAG
- a CDS encoding helix-turn-helix domain-containing protein, whose protein sequence is MESQSTDRLELAAHFVNSTNSPIFLTGKAGTGKTTFLRNLTEITHKTYVIVAPTGIAALHAKGVTIHSQFLLPFGTFIPTKEPEGNFSASGNFYTQFSLGRRHTLNLARKKVLRSIDLLIIDEVSMLRADILDAIDYRLKSVKRNFNEPFGGVQVLMIGDLFQLPPIVKDFEWQVLNRFYKSMHFFEAKALQNSGMVYLELDKIFRQKDDKFINILNNLRDNRITTEDIIVLNSHFKTEEEIKNLKDNIIITTHNYKAEEHNQKELAELKSKSYFFEAVIEKDFPESLFPIPKTLELKEGAQIMFIKNDASGYADYFNGKMAKIKTIDDDGIKVTMTDSKIEYTLKREVWENKKYIVKEDTKELEEDIIGTFEQYPVKLAWAVTVHKSQGLTFDKAIIDVGQAFAPGQVYVALSRLRSLDGLTLRTRIQSHVISSDHDVVQFTASTEHQSPLRDLLADHQKIYIRKLLESTFDFEEIIQSFDAFAKDSESSMKFEDPEMGNAIADIYKDILSEGSNSFKFQKQLLSLLHHNDELNLMDRLEKGSEYYSTLLKESLKKLLIHSAEVEQFSQTKNYLEGISELEIIVLKKIGEVQKVTFLIPAIMNGEEIGKMTEITKNLIQLRITLEQEAKQTAKENPKFASTKTGRKRKGKGESKIKLEKGETYEITYELSRSGKSISEIVSLRGLTESTIKGHLAKGIASGKVDIHQHFEDELIQEISDLIEKVNGELSFIMQKNSAKYDYGTLKMVAAYLGNQ, encoded by the coding sequence ATGGAATCACAATCTACCGACAGGCTTGAGCTGGCGGCCCATTTTGTCAACAGCACGAACAGTCCTATTTTTTTAACCGGAAAAGCTGGAACTGGAAAGACGACATTTTTGCGGAATCTTACCGAAATTACGCACAAAACTTATGTAATTGTAGCTCCTACAGGTATCGCTGCCCTTCATGCCAAAGGTGTGACCATTCATTCACAGTTTCTGCTTCCTTTTGGAACATTTATTCCCACCAAAGAACCCGAGGGAAATTTTTCGGCAAGTGGAAATTTTTATACTCAATTTAGTCTTGGTAGAAGACATACTTTGAATTTGGCTAGAAAAAAGGTATTGAGATCAATCGACTTACTGATTATAGATGAAGTCAGTATGTTGAGAGCTGATATACTGGATGCGATTGATTATAGATTGAAAAGTGTAAAGCGAAATTTCAATGAGCCATTTGGAGGTGTTCAAGTGCTGATGATCGGAGATTTGTTTCAATTGCCACCAATAGTCAAGGATTTTGAATGGCAAGTACTCAACAGGTTTTATAAGAGTATGCATTTTTTTGAAGCCAAAGCTCTTCAAAACTCAGGGATGGTTTACCTCGAACTGGATAAAATTTTCAGGCAAAAGGACGATAAATTCATCAATATCCTCAATAATCTAAGAGACAATCGAATTACAACTGAAGACATCATTGTCTTGAATAGCCACTTCAAAACTGAAGAGGAAATTAAAAATCTCAAGGATAACATCATCATTACCACACATAACTATAAAGCAGAAGAGCATAATCAAAAAGAACTGGCAGAATTGAAAAGCAAATCCTACTTTTTTGAAGCGGTTATCGAGAAGGATTTTCCCGAAAGTTTATTCCCGATTCCAAAAACGCTGGAATTAAAAGAAGGGGCTCAAATCATGTTTATCAAAAATGATGCAAGTGGCTATGCTGATTATTTCAATGGAAAGATGGCAAAAATCAAAACTATTGATGATGATGGCATCAAAGTCACCATGACAGATTCAAAAATAGAATACACGCTTAAGCGAGAGGTGTGGGAAAATAAAAAATATATTGTTAAGGAAGATACAAAGGAACTTGAAGAAGATATTATCGGAACCTTTGAGCAATATCCTGTAAAACTTGCTTGGGCAGTTACTGTTCACAAAAGTCAGGGTTTAACATTTGACAAAGCTATCATTGATGTTGGTCAGGCATTTGCGCCGGGGCAGGTTTATGTTGCTTTAAGTAGATTGAGAAGCCTTGATGGATTGACATTGCGCACGCGCATCCAATCGCATGTTATCAGTTCCGACCATGATGTAGTTCAATTCACAGCAAGTACTGAACATCAGTCCCCATTAAGGGATTTATTAGCAGACCATCAAAAAATATATATTCGAAAACTATTGGAATCTACTTTTGATTTTGAAGAAATCATTCAAAGCTTTGATGCCTTTGCTAAAGATTCTGAAAGCAGTATGAAATTTGAAGATCCTGAAATGGGAAATGCAATAGCAGATATCTATAAAGACATATTAAGCGAAGGATCCAATTCTTTTAAATTCCAAAAACAGTTGTTGAGTTTGCTTCACCACAATGATGAACTCAATTTAATGGATAGATTGGAAAAAGGGTCTGAATACTATTCTACTTTACTTAAGGAGAGTTTAAAAAAACTTTTGATTCACTCAGCTGAAGTTGAGCAATTTTCCCAAACAAAGAATTATTTGGAGGGCATTTCTGAGCTGGAAATTATTGTTTTAAAGAAAATCGGTGAAGTCCAAAAAGTAACATTTTTAATTCCTGCAATTATGAATGGTGAAGAAATAGGTAAGATGACTGAAATCACCAAAAACCTTATTCAGCTAAGGATAACCCTGGAGCAAGAAGCAAAACAAACTGCAAAGGAGAATCCAAAATTCGCTTCTACAAAAACAGGTAGAAAAAGGAAAGGAAAAGGTGAATCAAAAATTAAATTAGAAAAGGGCGAGACTTATGAAATCACTTATGAATTGAGTCGGTCAGGAAAATCCATTTCAGAAATAGTCAGCCTAAGAGGACTAACTGAATCCACTATTAAGGGTCATTTAGCCAAAGGTATTGCGTCTGGCAAAGTGGATATCCACCAACATTTTGAGGATGAATTGATTCAAGAAATCAGTGATTTAATCGAAAAAGTGAATGGAGAACTTTCGTTTATCATGCAAAAAAATTCCGCAAAATATGATTACGGGACATTGAAAATGGTAGCAGCATATCTGGGGAATCAATAG